In the genome of Telluria mixta, the window ATGGCATCCAGAAGGATGACATCGATTCGGGTCTGGACTCGTTCATGCGACTCCCCTTATATAGACGTCCGCGTCATGTTGGCGTTACGCGTGGGCGGAGGCCGCCCACCCTACAAATTTACCAACTGGCAAAAACAATGATGCAATAATAGACAGCAGTACAACAGTGGCACATATACACAATCTGCGAAAATGGCCAACCGTATAGGTAGCATAGCCTGTACAGTTGCCGGCGTCGCAGCAATGGAGTGGCATGGAACCAACCGAAAAGAGCGAAAGCGAGGGATGGCCGGTGCTGGCGATCGACCGCCAGCGCCGCGGCAGCCTGGTCGACCAGATCGTCGCGGCCATCGCCGAGATGGTAAATCGGCGCACGCTGCCCGCCGGGACCAAGATGCCGTCCGTTCGACAATTCGCAAAAACGAACGGCGTCAGCACCTTCACGGTCGTCGAGTCGTACGACCGCCTGCTGCACCTGGGCCTGCTGTCGTCGCGGCGCGGCTCGGGCTTTTTCGTCGCGCGCGGCGCGGAGGCACCGGCGCAGCAGACGTATTTGCCCACGTATCTGCCGGCGGCCGCCCTCGTCGTCGACACGCTCACGCCCGACCTCTATTCCGGCCAGACGGACGCGCTGCCCGTCGGCGCCGGCTGGCTGCCGCCCGAGTGGTATGGCGAATCGACGATCTTGGACGCCGTGCGCCATGCGATGAAGATCCCGGCCGGCCGCCTGCGCGGCTACGGCCACCCGCTCGGCTTTCCCAGCCTGCGCCAGCATCTCGCCACGACGCTGTCGGCCGACCTGTTCGCGGTTGAACCGGAACAGATCCTGCTCACGCACGGCGCCACGCATGCGTTCGACCTCGTGCTGCGCACGCTCACGCGGCCGGGCGACGTCGTGTTCGTCGAGGATCCCGGCTACGGCAACCTGCTCGCGCTCGTGCGCCATCACGGTTGCGTCCCCGTCGGCATCCCGCGCGGTGCGCACGGCCTGGACATGGAAGTCCTCGCCCGCGAAGCCCAGGCACGCCAGCCGAAGCTCATGTTCGTCAACACGGTGCTGCAGAATCCCCTCGGCACGTCGCTGTCGCAGGCGCAGGCGCACCGGCTGCTGGCGCTGTCCGAACAATACGATTTCTGGCTCGTCGAAGACGACATCTACCGCGAACTCGCGGCGCGCGGCGACTCGTCGCTGGCGGCGATGGACGGGCTGCGCCGCGTGATCCGCATCGGCAGCTTTTCCAAGACCCTGTCGCCCGTGCTGCGCGTGGGGTCGATCTGCGCGTCGGGCTCGTTGATGCCGGAACTGGTGCGGGTCAAGATGCTCACGGGCCTGACGACGTCCGAGGTGAACGAGCGCGCCGTATACGATGCCGTCAGCAGCCGCGCGTACCGCAAGCAGGTCGAGCGCCTCGTGCTGCAACTGGACGACGCGCGCGAGCTGGCGCTGGAGCGCCTCGGCGACGCGGGCCTCGTGCCGCTGGCCCGGCCGCGCGGCGGCATGTTCGTCAGCGCGGGGTTGCCCGACAAGGGACCGAGCGGCCGCGCCATCGCCGAGCGGGCGCTGCGCGCGAGCATCCTGCTGGCGCCGGGCGAATTCTTCGCGCTGCGCCCGCCCGATACCGCCTGGTTCCGCTTCAACGTCGCCTATGCCCACGAGCGGGCCCTGCTCGACTTCCTGCGTTCGATCCGAGGAGAACAATCATGACCACCGTCCCCTCCAAACACCGCGTGAGCCACCGCGACAAGGTGGAAACGGCCATCCTCGGCGAAGCCGTGCGCCAGTTCGCCGAATGCGGCTACGAAGGCACGTCGATCGCCACCGTCGCCGAGCGCGCGGGCCTGTCGAAGCAGAACCTGATGTACTACTTCCCGACCAAGCAGGCCTTGTACCAGCGCGTGCTCGACAACGTGCTGGACGACTGGCTCGCGCGCATGGCCAGCCTGGCCGATCCGGGCAAGGACCCGGGCGACGTCCTGCGCGCCTACGTGCGCGCGAAACTGACGTTCTCGCGCGAGCAGCCGCTCGCGTCGCGCGTGTATGCGATGGAAGTGATCGGCGGCGCCAAGCTGTACGCCGACCAGATCCGCCGCCGCGTGATCCCGCTGCTGCGCGCCGACATCGCCGTGTTCGAGCGCTGGATCGCGGAAGGAAAGATCGCGCCCGTCAACGCCACCCATCTGCTGTTCGCCGTCTGGGCGATGACGCAGTCGTACGCCGACTTCGCCGCCCAGATGACCCTCGTGCTCGACCGCGAACAACTGCAACCATCCGACTTCGACGACGCCGAGCGCCTGATCACGGGCATGGTCCTCGCCGCCGTCGGCCTCCAGGAGAACACATGCCCACCCTGAGCCCCATCGAACTGTTCACGCCCCGCCTGAAACTGCGCTGGATGACTGAGCGCGACGCCGACGCGCACTACGCCGTATTCTCCGATCCGGAAGTGGCGCGCTTCTGGAGCAGCGGTCCGTGGACGTCGCTGGAGCAGTCGCGCGAGCACATCGCCGCCACGCAGGCCGCGTATGCGGACGGCAGCGGCATGCGCCTGGGCGTCGAATTGATCGACACGGGAGAACTGATCGGCAACGTGAGCCTGCACCGCTTCGTCGACACGAGCCGGCGCTGCGAAATGGGCTACGCGCTGGCGCGCGCCCACTGGGGCGGCGGCTACGTCAGCGAGGCGCTGCGCGCGCTGCTGGCCTACGGGTTTGCCACGCTCGACCTGAACCGCATCGAGGCCGACGTCGACCCGCGCAACGGGGCGTCCGCGCGGGTGCTGGAAAAGCTCGGGTTTCAAAAGGAAGGCTATATGCCCGAGCGCTGGATCGTGCAGGGCGAGCCGGCCGATACGGTGTACTACGGCCTGCTGCGCCGGCACTGGAAGGGTTGAGAGGCGATCACCACTCGTGCGCCGTGCGCTGCCACGCCGGCAACGCCTGGATGCGCTCGAACCAGGCCAGCAGGTGCGGATACGCATCCAGCGGCAGGTGCGCCCGGTCCTTGTACATGAGCGGCGCCGCGACGGCGTAGTCGGCCAGGGTCACGCCGTCGCCGGCGAGCCAGCGGCGCGTCGCGAGGTGCTGGTCCAGCACGCGGGCCGCCTCGGCCAGGTCGGCTTCGCCGCGCGCCACTTCCTTCGGATCGGCGTCCTGGCCCGTGACAAATTTCTTCCAGAGGTATTCCCACGTGAACACGCCGATGGCCGGGGCAAAATGCTGGCACGCCCAGAACATCCAGCGGCTCACGTCCGCCCGTGCCCGGCGCTCCTGCGGCCACACGGTCTGGCCGGGCGTACCCTCGGCCAGGTATTGCATGATCGCGCACGATTCCCACAGGA includes:
- a CDS encoding aminotransferase-like domain-containing protein; amino-acid sequence: MEPTEKSESEGWPVLAIDRQRRGSLVDQIVAAIAEMVNRRTLPAGTKMPSVRQFAKTNGVSTFTVVESYDRLLHLGLLSSRRGSGFFVARGAEAPAQQTYLPTYLPAAALVVDTLTPDLYSGQTDALPVGAGWLPPEWYGESTILDAVRHAMKIPAGRLRGYGHPLGFPSLRQHLATTLSADLFAVEPEQILLTHGATHAFDLVLRTLTRPGDVVFVEDPGYGNLLALVRHHGCVPVGIPRGAHGLDMEVLAREAQARQPKLMFVNTVLQNPLGTSLSQAQAHRLLALSEQYDFWLVEDDIYRELAARGDSSLAAMDGLRRVIRIGSFSKTLSPVLRVGSICASGSLMPELVRVKMLTGLTTSEVNERAVYDAVSSRAYRKQVERLVLQLDDARELALERLGDAGLVPLARPRGGMFVSAGLPDKGPSGRAIAERALRASILLAPGEFFALRPPDTAWFRFNVAYAHERALLDFLRSIRGEQS
- a CDS encoding GNAT family N-acetyltransferase, with amino-acid sequence MPTLSPIELFTPRLKLRWMTERDADAHYAVFSDPEVARFWSSGPWTSLEQSREHIAATQAAYADGSGMRLGVELIDTGELIGNVSLHRFVDTSRRCEMGYALARAHWGGGYVSEALRALLAYGFATLDLNRIEADVDPRNGASARVLEKLGFQKEGYMPERWIVQGEPADTVYYGLLRRHWKG
- a CDS encoding glutathione S-transferase family protein is translated as MQLYYNHYSSNTRRVLLAADHLGIDFDLIQINLASQDDRRRLGEVNPNAKLPVLIDGDFILWESCAIMQYLAEGTPGQTVWPQERRARADVSRWMFWACQHFAPAIGVFTWEYLWKKFVTGQDADPKEVARGEADLAEAARVLDQHLATRRWLAGDGVTLADYAVAAPLMYKDRAHLPLDAYPHLLAWFERIQALPAWQRTAHEW
- a CDS encoding TetR/AcrR family transcriptional regulator, whose translation is MTTVPSKHRVSHRDKVETAILGEAVRQFAECGYEGTSIATVAERAGLSKQNLMYYFPTKQALYQRVLDNVLDDWLARMASLADPGKDPGDVLRAYVRAKLTFSREQPLASRVYAMEVIGGAKLYADQIRRRVIPLLRADIAVFERWIAEGKIAPVNATHLLFAVWAMTQSYADFAAQMTLVLDREQLQPSDFDDAERLITGMVLAAVGLQENTCPP